A genomic window from Plasmodium malariae genome assembly, chromosome: 10 includes:
- the PmUG01_10012300 gene encoding Plasmodium exported protein, unknown function — MKKSNTNTFITFCKVFTSTLLIWVAQHENNYEESFEKNANFNTMSLRNGRLLKGQTEVYANYPSQDDLFLKGGSMESLYDDDVVLKNRINGLIKDSSIKNRYDSFLQDIDYQKQFNDIMKKENKKKNGYVTKDMNLNEFYESTESINDLKKNNKKNGNVTKDMNLNEFYESTESINDLKKNNKKNKKISRAAKNRNDDDISGSEALQNMVHQALQQEKPKKGFLKKIYDLDKKFEAEMLRAMKNSNSDAGFHECRFKNGKEIFSVFLEKARIYIPITVSMLVTLFFMCICGGTMSNSALTPATIGGGFFFGLSFVVSAALMIYYALKFGKMKKVHSFYKAVNRSKNSRTRAVNHKIQNRKNM, encoded by the exons atgaagaaaagcAACACTAATACATTCATCACTTTTTGCAAAGTTTTTACATCCACCCTTCTAATATGGGTAGCTCAACATGAG AATAACTATGAAGaatcatttgaaaaaaatgctAATTTCAACACAATGAGTTTAAGAAATGGTAGATTGTTGAAGGGACAAACAGAAGTATATGCTAACTATCCTTCACAagatgatttatttttaaaaggcGGATCAATGGAATCATTATATGATGATGATgttgttttaaaaaacagAATAAATGGTTTAATTAAGGATAGCtcaattaaaaatagatatGATTCATTTCTGCAGGATATCGATTATCAAAAACAATTTAAtgatattatgaaaaaagaaaataaaaaaaaaaatggttaTGTAACAAAAGATATGAACCTTAACGAATTTTATGAATCAACGGAAAGTAttaatgatttaaaaaaaaataacaaaaaaaatggtaatgTAACAAAAGATATGAACCTTAACGAATTTTATGAATCAACGGAAAGTAttaatgatttaaaaaaaaataacaaaaaaaataaaaaaatatcacgTGCAgcaaaaaatagaaatgatGATGATATAAGCGGATCAGAAGCTCTTCAAAATATGGTTCATCAAGCTTTACAACAAGAAAAACCTAAAAAAGggtttttgaaaaaaatatatgatttagataaaaaatttgaagcTGAAATGTTACGTGCAATGAAAAATAGTAATTCAGACGCAGGTTTTCATGAATGTAGatttaaaaatggaaaagaaatatttagtGTCTTTTTGGAAAAGGctagaatatatattccaaTAACTGTAAGCATGTTGGTCACATTGTTCTTTATGTGTATTTGTGGTGGTACTATGAGTAATTCTGCTTTAACTCCAGCAACCATAGGAGGAGGATTTTTCTTTGGTTTATCCTTTGTTGTATCAGCTGCACTTATGATTTACTACGCACTTAAATTTGGTAAAATGAAGAAGGTGCATAGTTTTTACAAAGCAGTCAACAGAAGTAAAAACAGCAGAACAAGAGCAGTAAATCACAAAATtcaaaacagaaaaaatatgtaa
- the PmUG01_10012200 gene encoding Plasmodium exported protein, unknown function, producing MFSFLLSIIALTFVFWQSYNTYHLKIYPVNYSFGKKNAYEDEVGKRYERILRSENVNIFEKYANTQNGTSGINLMLNLSNGIHYDPQLNLDVQVVSEEQEDYEEELNELIEQITETWNETFVSMIEDYIDFTEQNDIIDGEWKCQMWNQRWFIYLKLLVRSLGDVLQNDNYSLRAKEHISNEYLQCANNDFIYFLSVVKEEWDRRNAQLNEQVAQA from the exons atgttttcctttttattaagtattaTTGCCTTAACCTTTGTATTTTGGCAATCCTATAACACGTATCATTTGAA aatatatcctgttaattattcatttggtaaaaaaaatgcatatgaAGATGAAGTCGGGAAAAGATATGAAAGAATTCTAAGATCAGAAaacgtaaatatatttgaaaaatatgcaaatacaCAAAATGGAACTAGTGGTATTAACTTAATGTTAAATTTGTCAAATGGGATTCATTATGATCCACAGTTAAATTTAGATGTTCAAGTAGTAAGTGAAGAACAAGAAGATTATGAGGAGGAGTTAAACGAATTAATTGAGCAAATAACTGAAACATGGAATGAGACTTTTGTATCTATGATAGAAGATTATATCGATTTTACAGAACAAAATGATATTATAGATGGAGAATGGAAATGTCAAATGTGGAACCAAAGGtggtttatatatttaaaactcCTAGTTCGTAGTTTAGGTGATGTTTTacaaaatgataattattctttaagAGCTAAGGAACATATTTCTAATGAATACCTTCAATGTGCCAACAAtgattttatttactttttaagtGTAGTTAAGGAAGAATGGGATAGAAGAAATGCACAATTAAATGAACAGGTAGCTCaagcataa